A single Anaeromyxobacter diazotrophicus DNA region contains:
- a CDS encoding phosphoadenylyl-sulfate reductase, whose amino-acid sequence MSAPDLAGLAELARALEGQPPEAILAAAAERFPGATALACSFGPEDCLLVDAIARARLLVRVFTLDTGYLFPETYALWRALEARYGIAVEGRSAGAAPADPAAAPPWRVDPDACCHARKVLPLREALAGLGAWVTGIRREQTPERARAQVVEWDGRFGLVKVNPLAAWTQAEVWERVRRRSVPTNPLHEQGYLSIGCAPCTSPVAPGEDPRAGRWRGREKTECGLHVDRFAKRPGP is encoded by the coding sequence GTGAGCGCGCCCGACCTGGCGGGGCTCGCCGAGCTCGCGCGCGCTCTGGAGGGGCAGCCGCCGGAGGCGATCCTGGCCGCCGCCGCGGAGCGCTTCCCGGGCGCGACCGCGCTCGCCTGCAGCTTCGGCCCGGAGGACTGCCTGCTCGTCGACGCGATCGCGCGCGCGCGCCTCCTCGTCCGCGTCTTCACGCTCGACACGGGCTACCTGTTCCCGGAGACCTACGCGCTCTGGAGGGCGCTCGAGGCGCGCTACGGGATCGCCGTCGAGGGCAGGTCCGCGGGCGCGGCGCCGGCCGACCCCGCGGCGGCGCCGCCGTGGCGGGTGGACCCCGACGCCTGCTGCCACGCGCGCAAGGTGCTCCCGCTGCGCGAGGCGCTGGCGGGCCTCGGCGCCTGGGTCACGGGGATCCGGCGCGAGCAGACCCCCGAGCGCGCCCGGGCGCAGGTGGTGGAGTGGGACGGGCGCTTCGGGCTCGTGAAGGTGAACCCGCTCGCCGCCTGGACCCAGGCCGAGGTCTGGGAGCGCGTGCGGCGCCGATCCGTGCCGACGAACCCGCTGCACGAGCAGGGGTACCTCAGCATCGGCTGCGCCCCCTGCACCTCGCCGGTCGCCCCGGGCGAGGACCCGCGCGCGGGGCGCTGGCGGGGCCGGGAGAAGACCGAGTGCGGGCTCCACGTGGACCGCTTCGCGAAGCGGCCCGGGCCATGA